One region of Peromyscus eremicus chromosome 4, PerEre_H2_v1, whole genome shotgun sequence genomic DNA includes:
- the LOC131908329 gene encoding olfactory receptor 4C15-like codes for MENQSCVTEFIFLGLLQNSKVEKILFFVFSLVYLATIGGNMIIVVTIIYSPALLGSPMYFFLIFLSLLDACTSSTVTPKMIIDFFYERKTISFECCMTQLFTVHFFAGAEVIILSAMAYDRYVAICKPLHYSSIMNRRVCGILVGVAWAGGFLHSIIQIIFILQLPFCGPNVIDHYMCALFPLLKLACTDTHIFVILVFANSGSICIIIFSILLVSYGVILYSLRSHSSEGRLKALSTCGSHITVVVLFFVPCILTYARPTSAFSFEKNAVVFTAVLTPLLNPMVYTFRNKEMKNAIRKMWKRLTEVSDKY; via the coding sequence ATGGAAAACCAGAGCTGTGTCACTGAGTTCATATTCCTGGGACTTTTACAGAACTCAAAAGTtgagaaaatattgttttttgtattttctttggtcTACCTTGCAACTATTGGCGGCAATATGATAATTGTGGTCACCATTATTTACAGCCCTGCACTGCTGGGctcccccatgtacttcttcttGATATTCCTGTCCTTACTGGATGCATGCACTTCTTCTACTGTCACACCCAAGATGATTATAGACTTCTTCTATGAGAGAAAGACTATTTCCTTTGAATGTTGCATGACACAACTGTTTACAGTCCACTTTTTTGCAGGGGCAGAAGTGATCATCCTGTCAGCCATGGCCTATGATCGCTATGTGGCCATTTGCAAGCCCCTTCACTATTCTTCCATCATGAACAGGAGGGTGTGTGGCATTCTGGTGGGAGTAGCCTGGGCTGGAGGCTTTTTGCATTCTATCATACAAATTATCTTCATTTTGCAGCTGCCCTTCTGTGGACCCAATGTCATTGATCATTACATGTGTGCCTTGTTCCCATTACTGAAGCTTGCATGTactgacacacacatatttgtcATTTTGGTATTTGCCAACAGTGGGTCTATCTGCATCATAATCTTCTCTATTTTGCTTGTCTCCTATGGTGTCATATTGTACTCTCTGAGATCCCACAGCTCCGAAGGGCGTCTTAAAGCTCTCTCCACCTGTGGATCTCACATTACTGTTGTGGTTTTGTTCTTTGTCCCATGCATATTAACATATGCAAGACCAACATCTGCAttctcctttgagaaaaatgctgtTGTATTTACTGCAGTCTTGACACCATTGCTCAATCCTATGGTTTACACTTTCAGgaataaggaaatgaaaaatgccATCAGGAAAATGTGGAAGAGATTGACAGAGGTTTCtgacaaatattaa